The Anopheles maculipalpis chromosome 3RL, idAnoMacuDA_375_x, whole genome shotgun sequence genomic sequence GTTAATTCTTGGCTTAccaccttctaaggtcacgccgtcATTGGATGGCTTACTAGCTTACTAGCTGATACCATGTGGTTGGATCCCCAATACGGGTGAACGATATCTGATATTACAGGGTATCCCGAAGATTTTTGACGATAGgccaaatatttttgtgtttattgcgaggaatttttacaattttttttatatttttgtttttttctcttattttttgataatttatctAGATATTTGAAgtattacaatattttttaaacaattttttcaatttaagaAAGAATTTGACACACATATTTATACAGAAACATTGGCAAATTCTTCCCAAACGCTTGATGTTATGTTTCAATTAGGAACTATCTATGTAGCTAAAACCTATCAATAAGTGTGTGCATATCGTTTAATTATGTGCaatattatttcattaaaCCTACTAGGATGCGGTCCTCGTAGACTTTGGATGCGGTTCATTATGCAGATTAAGATTTTGTgtagaaagcatttttttaaattagatcTAGTTTTATAAACTTTCACAAATCATGTTAATTTTATATGGTCCCTAGTCCTAAATAATCGACTGTTCCACTAATCGACAGTTCCAAACCAAATCAATGAGACCGAACCTGAATTCGAAACCATTCCGTACGACACGGAGGTTCGTTGGTGCCATAAAGTTCTTAAAAAAGCTGATTATAGCACTTGAAAATCGATGTTGTCTCCAGAATGTTGTATTTGTAACAGATATTACAGGACATTTCAACGATCTAGATTTGTAACAACAAGGGAAAAATCAGTTTACAACTATTATATACGAGTCATTTAAAGCGTTTGTCGCAAAGCTGGAATTATTTGAATCCCATATAGTACATGACGCATTGATGtccttttcaaaaatatcaaggAGTCGGGAGCCCTGCCATATACCGCTTTCTTAGACCAGGTGAAGTATTAAGCTACTTTGGAAGCAAATACCTTtccaaaaaattgttttggttggtgtgtCGTGCTTGTgttgaaagcaaataaaataacgcATTGAACAAGATTGACAGACAGAAGTTTAGGCaatgtattaaaaataatatgttcACAAAAAGTTCAACAAAATATCGATTAACttgtgaaaaacaaacgatgcaAGATTTCAAACGAATTTATCGGAAACATGTAAATACTGCCCGGAAAtatgtaaatgtaaatttaaacGAGTTTGACTTTTCTGTACTAGACCATAATCATAAGCCATTTTCTCAAGTTTTTGTGTtcttgcaaaaagaaaaatagtgaTTAAGGTGATTACTCGAATCTTAAAATCTAAACTATCTGTAAAAGCGCAAATAAGCTCCGGGATACCCTGTATCACGTCAATAGGACTAAGCATCGTTCCAATGTTACAAGAACAATAAATACGTCCTCCCATTAGGTAATATTGTTTCTATATCGTGTAGCTCCCCCTAattcccaacacacacacacacacgcacacacacacacacacacacacacacacacacacacagacagacaaacTCATACAAACAATGCTTCGTGCGAAAGAGCAAATTTGGGAGGCATTTGTTGGATCGGTTTGTACGCGTCACAAAAATCTGTCACCTTCCGATCGTACAATTATGAGCAAAATTATGTCCCAACCCAGCAGGCAGACTCAGGCAGGAAAGCTGTATCATTATGGTGAACACAACGACATGAATTGTTCTAATATGTTACCGTTTCAATATTACAGCTATTATGTCTGCTCGGTGCTGGATGTTTCCTGCTGGGCGTCACGCTGGCAACCGAAACTAATAAGCATCAGCCGCAGCAACACATCATTGCGCAGCAATTGTTAAGGAACAAGCGTGGATTGCTGTCCGCCCTGTTCGGTACTGGCGAGGTGCAGACCACACCACTACCGGCGGAAGTGTTGCCCGTGTACGGCGATCCAGCTCAGCCTCCGCTGCACATGTTGTACGGTCACTCGACGGGACTCCAGGGACCTTATCCGCCGTATCCGGTGATGTTTGTTCCAGGGGGGCCGGCACTCGGTGAGCAAGGCCAGTACCTACCGATGCTAGCATACGGTGGTGTTCCTGCAGGTTCATTACAACCGGTAGCGGGAGACAACAATCATCTTCCAGCGGTTATTGGTTGGCCCGAACCAACAGCCTTTGCACCATTGGCACCGGCAACGGAAGCAACGGTTGCGTCCGGTCAACAAACCACCACCCCCCAGACAACCGGTGCCAAAAAACCGAACACACCACAACCGTCCCAGGTCGATCAGAATGCGGCAAAGTCGGCTTATTTACTGAAGCTGAACCTATCACCAGCGGATGAACGTGAGCTGAAGCGATTAGCCAAACTGCTCGGCGTTACCGATTTCGAGCACCTGCCGCCGTTCGAAGATGTCAAAGCGTTGCTGGGCACATCGACATCCGGCGAAACAATCAAAGCGATCAAAGAGTACGCCTCGACGCCGGACGGGTTAGAACTTATCAAAGATTATGTGATGAGTTATCAGCCAGCGAAGCGCATCAGCCTCGGCAAGGAACCGTACTCGGGCAACGAAGTCACACCGGGCACGACCGATGCAGCCACACCGACCGAACCAGCCGCATCGTCTCTGGGCAGTGGGTTTTTCGCTCACTTGCGCCGATTGAAATCCTTGCTTACATTCGGATACTTTGATGCAAGCGATGAAACGCCCGCAGAAACGCCGCTAGAAACCGTAACACCTGAGGTTCCCAGCGAGGCACCGTTCACACCGAACGAGTTTCCTGGTTTTGAAATACGAGATGGTTCCTCTCGGCCACTTCCGGTTGCTCATTACATCATACCGGTACGAACTTTACCACGCCATGCTTCTCCGGCAGAGTTCAAGTATGCATCCGCCCTACCGTTCCCATATGCCGTCCACTATCCACCGGCCGTACCACAGCTACAGGATTCAAATCCATTCACCATGCGGAAGGAACCGGATAGCTTTCAATTGATCGGGGCAAGCACGGTATCGGGCCCAAAGGAATCCCCATCGGATGTCACACTTCCGAAACGTATCGCACCTCCAACGTTGGCCACCGGTGAGGTGCATTCCTTCGAGCGAGCGGATCTCGAGCAACCGGTACGCACAACAACGCCCGCAGggcagcagcaagaattgaCCATGAGCACGGTTACCAGCACCATCGTAGATCACAACGCTGTACCGGCTTTGGCTGATGTTGCCGAGCTCGCGAACGATACAACCGATTTCATCCTGAACGTTCTGGATACTGAACAGACGACGTAGAAACGGTCCCGGGGGCAATCAAATCAACAAAGGATGCAAATAGTTGTCACTGATTGAACTTTCGGTAGTCTTGCAATTGTATGTTTATGTATGAATCGAATTGTTAACAATGGCAGCAGAAGCTATCGGCGAGCGTTCTGCAAACCGCTGTAAGGTTTAAAGGTAAACATTTTAAGTGTAATGAATCTTCATTGATTTTTCtccaataaatttaatatttcaaccgagtatgcccgggataaggagGATAAGGAGTatggcaaagaataaggaggaaatgccttatcaatataattgttttttttttcaacacaagcggtgtgaacaatacggcactggaccgtcataattaattataaataaataaatttaatatttaaataaacaaaataaaataatgtggTTGTGTCATTGGATATGCATATTTTCCGCAGGTGTTTGTATTTGTAGGTGTTTAGCTATTTTCTATGGAggaatttttgagaaaaattgtacaaaaatgtttaaaaacatgGGTTCTGTTTAAGTCTTTATACCCTGCTAATATCAATTTTagttatcttttttatttagtttgtgttttattctcAAAAAACAAGTGCTTGAATAGTTCTGTTAAACAGTGTGTTTCCATTAAATAGCAGGCCAATTCGGCATCCAGTACATACATATACCCATGAATTTCTATTAATGAATTGTTTATGTTATAAAGAGCCGTTTGTTTAGAATTCGAGCactcagttttatttttagtagcAGATGGCCTATGGAGCCTTTTAACAGGTGTTTGCTTattttgacacacacacacacttcaaagTTCTTGAACAGTTTTTGAATCTATGTGAATGTTTGAAAGTACAATGGAACTCCCACTACACCCACTTGGTAAATTGGACATGGttcgagagcaaaaaaatgcaCTATTCTGACTAGTCCTTGGCTTATATCGAAGGCTAACAGCGATCCAAAAGAAATCGAAAGCAAATGATTGCCACAATACGTGCTTAAACTTCATATGTCTAGTTAGTGACCAGAGGTAAAGGTGCGACTTGGATAGTTTTATGATAATTCGTGGTCAAAAATTTGTTCCCAAAAGCACGGGATATTAATGTAagtaaagaataatttttgaaGCTGTGAGTCTACACGGGACTTTAAGAAAAATGAGACTTTCTTTTAACTCAAAATAGTTTAAGCTTTGAGTGAAGAATGCAGTTGTGCCATTCAATAAGGGTTCAGTATAGTGACAGCCTAAATTGGCAAGCGTTCACTACATCCTGGAAAAATTAGAAGAGGACTACTGAGGCTACAACGGCCAGGTCGCCAaaccgtttccaggaaactctgTCTAgagctgcagtcctccatgcacggctgcatccgatctccgacaggtttgactccacttgatccagcccactgggctcgctgtgctcctctacgccttgCTAGTGGAGCAAGTGgagccaaacagctcagctagctcctggttcattctccttcatcCTGAAGGACGGTCTGGAGCGTAGTGTTGTAGTCTTGCTTAACTCTATGTTACTAAGCAAGATACAATTTACATTGACTTGGAGACATTTCCGCCTCCGAACCGTGAAAGGGCTCCTTTTTCCTGGTGTCTTCGGACGTTTCGTTGACAGTTGTTTCTGCTTTTAAGGTCTTAAACACATTCAAAGTTAGCCTCGATAATGTTGGTGCAAACCCCTATTGAGTTgagcaaaatcaaacattttataaTTACGTTTTCGATAACAAGAGCTGTTGAAAATGGATTCGTATCGAGTTCCAATGAATCAATTAGTGTGTAAAGTTAGAACTGTTCGAACTGAATGCatcaagaagaggaaaataaaaatccaaagcAGCCATATTCtaaagaaaactttttaatATCGTATGTgctccagaagaaaaaaaaaaagacgtggagaaaaatcaaaagtatCAAATAATCCATTATCTCCTCTTCGCTAACACGTGCACAGCACTAACGAGCACTTTTTTGTCGATTTATAAATGCGCTCGTTCATCCTGGTCCACCCTTATAACTCATATTGCTCAGCAACAAATACGCTCGCTCATATTCGAAAGCATCGCACGGAAGTAtgctaaattaaaaataagacCGGAAGCAACGAAGGGGCGAAACTTTTACTCGCTGGTGTTCATTCTATCAGTGATGGCGTTCTTATCGGATGTAAGTAATATTTAAACTGACGCGCCTGACCTGAAGGCTTACCATGATTCGTGTGCTGTCCGGCTATAGACTTTATTAAGGTggaaatgtttaaattaaagcTTTCTGCACCAAAACACAAGACAAGGATGCTAACTTGTTTACACGCCGCTTGGTTTACAGTGGGCAAAGCCAAACTTTTCACTGCTTGCTACTACTAAGACTGCTGCTGCAAAATAATTTCTCTGGGGTGAAGAAGCAAAAGGGCTCAAGCTGACAGCTGGTAAAATTTGTGGCAACGCCCGAAGAACAGATTGTACGTGTACGGTCCCCTTCTTCCTTCAGGCTCCtgggttgttgtttgtttccgcTTTACGATGGAAGTCTTACAATAACGCGCGAAAGAGTATAATTTAGCGAGCCGTCTCATACTGCTATTTCTGATTTGCTATCGTTTGAACCACTGTTTTCGTCGTCATTTGTGGTGTTTTGTAGTGCTTTgttaaattgttgaaattaaataattttgtgttACCCGGAACGTAATCTTAATGGGCAATCGGGCAACGTCAGCGTACAATTAACTTTGGCACGTTTACATTAGCAAAGGCTAgagttttaatttcaaatgGTAAGACGGGCGAACTTAATTTATGAGGCGGTGATGCATGAAGGAGAGAGATAAATGAAAAGTTTTATCAATCAACCAGTAGAATTAGAATTTTCTAGAGtggttttgttgatttgtttgtttgtcaaaaatttaaatgatttctCTAAATTTTCccataatttttatattcctttGATTTTAAAAGTATGAAGCTATTTTTGTGATATCAATTGAATTTAacgataaacaaataaaatacaataaaataaaagatacaGGAGACTGCAGGACCTTGGTGCACTATGACAAGCAAAGATATTTTGTGACACAGTTTACGTACATCGTCCATCGGTTTGAATGATTCCCTGAAGGGTGTTTGTTTATGTCCTGTTAGTGAAGATGCAGTTTGCCAGTTCAATGTAAACatacaataaaacactttcGCAGCACAGCGAACACTCAACTATTCTCGCACTCTTGAAGACAGACCAGCCAGACAAACGAGTGCGACTGTCGATTCGTTTCGAGCACTACCGTCTGGATCAATGTACAAAACTGACTCGCACGAAGAATGGAACCGACATTCAACGATACCATCAGCAGTGCTTAAGGCGGAAATGAGTAGCAAATGTTTGCTCCATGTGCTGTTTAGCGGCGAGTGTCTCCACATCGACGAATGAAAGTGACccagtgagtgagtgtgaaaATATGCGgtacaaaatgcaaaaaaaaagaaaacgatgtacaaactgaaaataaaatattgcataaAACTGTGAGCCAAGAATCGAGTTTGAAATGGAGAAGAAGATGCTAAAAGACGCAGCACGCTGGAGTACAGATTGAGCGGAAGCAGGGAAAATAAACACCGGCAAGAGTTCTCATGTGGCAGtgatatttgaaattgaagTCGCTCAAGATTGTATACCGCACGGATGCATATGTGGTTTAAGGACGGACGAGTGTTAAAAAGAAATGAGAGAATATTTCGATATAAATTCCGACCCATTTTACATGCAGGCAAGCGATCTTTCTATGCCATCGATATTGGAGCGTATACTAAACATAGAGACGAAACTGTTTGActgagagagagggagagagacgGTGCCAGACTGTACGTGTTTGTGACGTGCAGTGAAGGGCAGTGAATATGACCTAGGACAAAGCAAAACGTAAAATATAGCCGACAGGAATCGTACAAGATGGTGCCACTACTAGGAACAGTTCATTgagttggaaaatttaatatcAGCCTTTTGGCTTTCGTTGAGCCAGTGGATGAGATACAAAAAGTGTTATTGAGAGCTTTTTGGTAGGTGGTTGTTTTACAAAGTGACaattaattagattttttggTTCATTGAGATTTATTTATGCTGTTGTGTATATGTTTGTTGAGGGTTTCTTTGAGGGAAGACTTTTTTTCGTCTATTTATAGatgctttgagtcttagagactacattcaactctctactgtataaaaaaatggataaaatctAATACAAAGCTATTGCAattatggcatatgataaTTGATTAGTTAAaattattgcttaaatttctctatgTAAATGACTGATccttaaaaatctaataaggcggttctgatgaagtttgtcgagtgatagaattgtcgtgtaatcggtgcctagttggcaggtggcacggagtgtcgtgtatccatggcaatcggtgaggatgtggcggacggcgatgtcaacaccacagaagctgcagagtggaggattagatttttctaggaggtaggagtgttgATCTCGATGGATGTgattcccatgaagaggtgttgtgcttgataggacggagtttttcgctgaggtctacgttgtgccatgtggagtatTGAGTCTAGGAGCgggatgtgggggtctttgaaGGTGCCttgttccagggcagccagaacactggcactgtcgctgaagatgacgttcggtcggtcagtctgtagtccttcgtcggcggctgttgaattgctattgcttcggcggaaaaaatggaggtgtgattaggaagtttgatggcgcagttgtccgtggtggagtggatcccacagccggctgagtccagataaacgaagccgtctgtaaagatatgatgaaaatgtttgtatttagtctgaatttagtgagtaaaggtactattggcgatgtggctgttttttccagttccccggagagagcttttaagttGCCAGTCTATTTCAGGTGTACGGAGATACCAGGGACGAATCCCCCGGCGGGTgaattggatgatcggtggtagttgttggttggtgagtgtttgCAGCGGgagtcctttctcaaggatccgagctgcagcttcaACTAttcggttggtgatgatatgTTCCATAGGAAGGAAGGCTTTTGCAGAGGATGGAGTTAATCGGACTGGTGACAAATGAACCATTGGCATAGCAGATGGCTGTGTGGTAAATATGCGCTTCTCTCTTTTCGAAGGTTGCCCGTTCGcgtgaaacaattccgatgcCGTAGAGCAGTTTGGGTAGGAGCCAGGCAttgatgatgcggttttggGTTGTACGGGAGGTCCGAGCTTTGCCGATTCCGAGCATCCGGAACAGGTTCAGctggttgtttgcttccttcctaACCCTGTTAGAGATTCGTAGGACTGACTACCCAGGTATGAGTAAAATTGCGccaagaaaagcaagaaatgACAGGCCTTAAACCCTTCGAAGTTGTAGTTGTGTTATTGAAGAAACTACGTATGAATGTTTCTTCAGCTGTGCCTCAAGGGAGCAGTCTTGGTTCGCTCCTCGTCGTGGTGAACCTGAATGACGCAACGGGGTTTCCTGCTTTATGCCGATGTTGCGATACTGTTCCTTCCGATAGTAGACCAGTTGCTTCTTCAGGCCACTTTCCAGAACGTCCCAGTCCTGGTGAACTGATCTACGAATGAGCATTACTAGGATCTATCTCCGAGCGCAAAAGTTGTAGCTAAGATCGTGGAATGTTCCTTGGCAATAAGTTTAGTTTCCACGACCAAAAACTTTACTGTTAAGGGTAATCAGTTATTAGTTATCAGTCATCAGTATTAAGAGTACGTCTGCTCGAACAGCTAGTTCGTTACATGCTGTATTCTGTATTGTTCCCTTAGACGATCTGTGGTGGAATACGCATCCGAAGTCTGGTAGACAAAGGCTTCACTTCCCCTGGCACGTCTGAAGTAGTAAATTTTCCAGGTTTCAGAGTAAAAGTTCTGCAGAAATTCCAGAGTAAGTTCTCCAGGTTTGCTCTGCATTCCCAGGGAGTCCGGGCAAACTGCGACGGGCACTGTTCGCTACTTGGTAGTTAGACGTTCAAACAGCGGAATTGGTACCTAAAAATAGCAG encodes the following:
- the LOC126562041 gene encoding uncharacterized protein LOC126562041, translating into MRNTMVKLLCLLGAGCFLLGVTLATETNKHQPQQHIIAQQLLRNKRGLLSALFGTGEVQTTPLPAEVLPVYGDPAQPPLHMLYGHSTGLQGPYPPYPVMFVPGGPALGEQGQYLPMLAYGGVPAGSLQPVAGDNNHLPAVIGWPEPTAFAPLAPATEATVASGQQTTTPQTTGAKKPNTPQPSQVDQNAAKSAYLLKLNLSPADERELKRLAKLLGVTDFEHLPPFEDVKALLGTSTSGETIKAIKEYASTPDGLELIKDYVMSYQPAKRISLGKEPYSGNEVTPGTTDAATPTEPAASSLGSGFFAHLRRLKSLLTFGYFDASDETPAETPLETVTPEVPSEAPFTPNEFPGFEIRDGSSRPLPVAHYIIPVRTLPRHASPAEFKYASALPFPYAVHYPPAVPQLQDSNPFTMRKEPDSFQLIGASTVSGPKESPSDVTLPKRIAPPTLATGEVHSFERADLEQPVRTTTPAGQQQELTMSTVTSTIVDHNAVPALADVAELANDTTDFILNVLDTEQTT